The sequence CGAAAAAGTCCGCAACAACACTGAAATGCAGGACAAAGAACGACTTACCTACCTCAGCAAAAAAAAACAGGCTTTGACGAACGAGATATCAGCTATCGAAAACAACCTCGACACACTCACCAAATCGATCTACACCGCATCATATTCGGAAGAATACAACCTTGCAAGTAAAAACAACGAAGAACTGCAGCGACTCTATGTCCGCCTCTTCGGAGACCGGGTCATAGCCGAAAACCAGAACATGGCGACAGAAAACGCCAACAAGCAGATCAAAAGCCTCAAGCTCGAACCGATGGTAGAAGAGATCGTCATGAACGATCAGTCGCTCGATTTCACCAGCTCCTGGACCTACCAGCAGCTCCAGCAGCTCAGAAGTTCGACGGACGGCCTGACGGCAAACAATCCCGACCGTATCTACGTCGAACAGCGAATGAAAGCCATGCAGAATTACGAAAACAAACTGCAGGACGAAATACGCAAAAGCGCGCGCACCATCCTTTACGGCAAACGCGACCATGATCTCCAGAAAGAGAGCATCATCGCAAAAAATAATGTTGAAAAAGCAAAAAAAACGGAAGAAGAAATACTCGATGCCTTTAACAAAAACAAGAATGAAGCCGTTCGTATCTCGCTGGGCATGCACCTCGGTCAATCGCTTGAATTCCGCCTGAAGCACAACCGGGAGCTTCTCGACCGGATCGATACCCGAATACACGAACTTGAAGTCGAAGGCAAAGCCCCTCTTCGCATCTCAATCGAATCGGCAGCACGGGAGCCCGATAACCCCGCAGGATCGAATATCAGGCAGCTGTTACTTATTTTTCTTATCGTATCGTTCGGCAGCACCGGAGGCATATTTCTTGCATATGACTTTTTCGACAACCGCATCCGCAGACCCGAAGACATCAGAAATGCATTCGGCTACCCTCCTGCAGGCATCATTCCGGTCGGCAACCCTGAAACGCCTTTTTCCCGGATTCTGACTCTCGATCCCGCTCATAAGGCATCAAAAGCCCTGCGAAGCCTTGCCGTGAAACTGCAATGCGAAAAAGAAGAACACAACGCCTCCCTCATCCTCTTCACCGCTGCCGACAACGGCGCGGGATGCACGACAATTGCGTTGAACACAGCCCAGGCCCTCTCGGCTCTCGTACCCAAAGTGCTCTTCATCGAAGCGAATACAGCCAACCCCGCGATTGCCGGTCTGACAGGCATTCCTGCCTCTCCCGGACTCTGCGACATCCTCTCATCCGCCCTGCCC comes from Chlorobium limicola DSM 245 and encodes:
- a CDS encoding GumC family protein, with amino-acid sequence MINDQQAREPLPYGKPSKSFDIKGFLKRYGLLLLVIGSFLFTITVPIVLLIGKPNYEVKALMRIDPVIPSLITKSDDPSIINYYQDYARTQAKRMVEFSVLKKTVEKLTPDEKAAVLPATLPADKCATILGFIIKVTPVNGTHLIEISASSPKKEGLAPLVNNFMEVFLEKVRNNTEMQDKERLTYLSKKKQALTNEISAIENNLDTLTKSIYTASYSEEYNLASKNNEELQRLYVRLFGDRVIAENQNMATENANKQIKSLKLEPMVEEIVMNDQSLDFTSSWTYQQLQQLRSSTDGLTANNPDRIYVEQRMKAMQNYENKLQDEIRKSARTILYGKRDHDLQKESIIAKNNVEKAKKTEEEILDAFNKNKNEAVRISLGMHLGQSLEFRLKHNRELLDRIDTRIHELEVEGKAPLRISIESAAREPDNPAGSNIRQLLLIFLIVSFGSTGGIFLAYDFFDNRIRRPEDIRNAFGYPPAGIIPVGNPETPFSRILTLDPAHKASKALRSLAVKLQCEKEEHNASLILFTAADNGAGCTTIALNTAQALSALVPKVLFIEANTANPAIAGLTGIPASPGLCDILSSALPWKTAITRAPGFSMDIIIAGTIPEGCIAQQRIQNILEEAKYEYDFICIDSAPVNESDLTENLAINTDIIALIAQANSTFYRDLKTSAELLVRLGVPAIAPILNHGGRVRSLSIDKLLEKQPEFLNKINTVKIEKFLNELPPATELFRKTIEGIRKTGTFLQKIPKNIRKRVPAKKTRTSSTKQKK